Proteins found in one Enterococcus sp. 9D6_DIV0238 genomic segment:
- the dnaI gene encoding primosomal protein DnaI, which yields MEDVGKEMSKIIRNRDMSERYNELVNVVLKDDDVQKFIEEHRDRLTDDDIRKSYSKLYEFVQEKRKYQLNDPTMIAPGYEPKLALNFHYIDVTYIPTEALIAKQQEEEIRKRVKAMDMPKDVREARLKSFDLSSDGREEAFAGAMKFIKEYSQSPKEFHKGLYLQGTFGVGKSFLLGAIANSLAERGFVTTIVHFPTFTVEMKQAIAKDLVGEKLDAVKKSPVLMIDDLGAESMTSWIRDDVLSVILQYRMQEQLVTFFSSNLNLKDLEKHLTVTQRGEQEPLKARRIMERVRYLAKEITMSGNDRRNG from the coding sequence ATGGAAGATGTAGGAAAAGAAATGTCAAAGATCATTCGAAACAGGGATATGAGTGAACGTTATAACGAGTTGGTGAATGTTGTTTTGAAAGATGATGATGTCCAAAAATTTATTGAAGAACATCGCGACCGTTTGACAGATGATGATATCCGAAAAAGCTATTCAAAATTATATGAGTTTGTTCAGGAGAAAAGAAAGTATCAGCTAAACGATCCTACGATGATCGCTCCTGGTTACGAACCAAAATTAGCTTTGAACTTCCATTATATCGATGTCACTTATATTCCAACAGAGGCTTTGATTGCAAAGCAGCAAGAAGAAGAGATCAGAAAACGTGTGAAGGCGATGGATATGCCAAAAGATGTCCGCGAGGCTCGCTTGAAATCCTTCGATCTAAGTTCAGATGGACGGGAGGAAGCGTTTGCCGGAGCGATGAAATTTATTAAGGAATATTCGCAGTCGCCAAAAGAATTTCATAAAGGCTTATATTTACAAGGGACATTTGGTGTAGGAAAATCCTTCCTTTTAGGTGCCATCGCCAATAGTTTAGCTGAGCGTGGATTTGTCACAACGATCGTTCACTTTCCAACCTTTACCGTAGAAATGAAGCAGGCAATCGCGAAAGATCTAGTAGGGGAAAAGCTGGATGCAGTCAAAAAATCTCCAGTGTTGATGATCGATGATCTGGGCGCTGAATCGATGACGTCATGGATTCGTGACGATGTATTGAGTGTTATCTTGCAATATCGAATGCAAGAGCAATTAGTCACTTTCTTTTCATCAAATCTAAACTTAAAAGATCTTGAAAAACATTTAACTGTTACACAACGAGGGGAACAAGAGCCATTGAAAGCACGTAGGATCATGGAGCGTGTTCGCTACTTGGCAAAGGAAATCACAATGTCCGGAAATGATCGGAGAAATGGTTAG
- the coaE gene encoding dephospho-CoA kinase (Dephospho-CoA kinase (CoaE) performs the final step in coenzyme A biosynthesis.) — protein sequence MGMILGLTGGIATGKSTVVEIFKEEGFPIVDADVIAREIVEPGTPGLQAVVDAFGSELLFADGSLNRKKLGKIIFSDKQKRERLNQVLSPFLREAILTDIARKKNLSSLVIVDIPLLYEGGYDAVVDQVAVVYIPEELQLSRLMKRDDLSALEAEQRIDSQMPIEEKKNRADIIFDNQKTTEETKKQVKKWLSKNIF from the coding sequence ATGGGAATGATATTAGGATTAACTGGAGGGATCGCTACAGGCAAGAGTACAGTCGTTGAGATTTTTAAAGAGGAAGGTTTTCCTATTGTGGATGCGGATGTAATCGCAAGAGAAATAGTTGAGCCGGGGACTCCCGGACTTCAAGCGGTCGTTGATGCATTTGGTTCTGAACTATTGTTTGCTGATGGTTCCTTAAATAGAAAAAAACTGGGAAAGATCATTTTCTCAGATAAGCAAAAGAGAGAGCGATTGAATCAAGTACTGTCACCGTTTTTAAGAGAAGCTATCTTAACGGATATCGCTCGGAAGAAAAATCTGTCATCCTTAGTTATTGTAGATATTCCTTTGCTTTATGAAGGAGGCTATGATGCGGTTGTCGACCAAGTCGCAGTGGTTTACATTCCAGAAGAGCTACAATTATCTCGTTTAATGAAGAGAGATGATCTTTCAGCTTTAGAGGCTGAACAAAGAATCGATAGTCAAATGCCGATCGAAGAGAAAAAAAATCGTGCAGATATCATTTTTGATAATCAAAAAACAACGGAAGAGACAAAAAAACAAGTCAAGAAATGGCTTTCAAAAAATATTTTTTGA
- a CDS encoding nucleotide sugar dehydrogenase produces MKKEIVVIGLGYVGLPSVMNHVENGHQVIGFDIDQRKIESLNRGVSYLDTMSNESITEMLKKETVFTADEQMLKDRDVYIIDVPTPIDDHKIPDLSYVKSAVSLIEDKVKVGSLIILESTTYPGTTEEYLVEKFAAKGYNIGTDLYIAYSPERIDPGNTESLSAKIPRIVAGYTKNCLAQAKALYGDHVSAVSSLKIAELAKIYENTFRLVNIALADELQKITDNLEISVGEVLEAAATKPFGFMKFTPNLGIGGHCIPVDPYYLTWLMEKRGIDTPLISTAGQINDSMLDYHLHKINDYLVERGEKLGELKVAILGVTYKKNVADIRMSSVRKLMEKLGETTEHIVAYDDVLHAYYTKEDEKICCLENNYHELTSFDLVIYAVDHERYEENKPKIIENSRLFYDLTTV; encoded by the coding sequence ATGAAAAAAGAAATAGTTGTGATCGGCTTAGGTTACGTAGGATTACCGAGTGTTATGAATCATGTAGAAAATGGTCATCAGGTAATTGGATTTGACATTGACCAAAGGAAGATAGAGTCACTGAATAGAGGTGTCAGCTATCTTGATACAATGTCAAACGAATCGATTACTGAGATGTTAAAAAAGGAAACAGTTTTTACAGCTGACGAACAAATGCTGAAGGATAGAGATGTCTACATTATTGATGTGCCAACGCCGATTGACGATCATAAAATTCCTGATTTGAGTTATGTGAAATCCGCAGTAAGTCTGATTGAAGATAAAGTGAAAGTAGGATCATTGATTATTTTAGAAAGTACTACTTATCCAGGAACGACGGAAGAATATCTGGTGGAAAAGTTCGCTGCAAAAGGCTACAACATAGGTACTGATTTGTACATTGCGTATTCTCCTGAACGAATCGATCCAGGAAATACAGAATCTTTAAGTGCGAAAATTCCAAGGATCGTAGCAGGATATACTAAAAACTGTCTTGCGCAAGCAAAAGCGTTATACGGAGATCATGTATCAGCGGTTTCAAGCTTAAAAATAGCAGAACTTGCAAAGATTTATGAAAATACATTTAGACTAGTCAACATTGCTTTAGCAGATGAGCTGCAAAAAATCACGGATAATTTAGAAATCAGTGTAGGAGAAGTCTTGGAGGCAGCAGCAACCAAGCCGTTTGGATTTATGAAGTTTACACCAAACTTAGGGATTGGTGGTCATTGTATTCCAGTTGACCCATATTATCTCACTTGGTTGATGGAAAAAAGAGGAATCGATACTCCATTGATCAGTACAGCAGGCCAAATCAATGATTCAATGCTCGACTATCATTTACATAAGATCAATGACTATCTCGTTGAACGGGGAGAAAAACTTGGAGAACTGAAAGTTGCGATCTTGGGAGTAACCTATAAGAAAAATGTAGCAGATATCCGAATGTCATCAGTTCGTAAATTGATGGAAAAATTAGGAGAAACAACCGAACACATTGTTGCTTATGACGATGTCTTGCATGCTTACTACACCAAAGAGGATGAGAAGATATGCTGTTTAGAGAACAATTACCATGAACTTACTTCTTTTGATTTAGTGATCTATGCTGTGGATCATGAACGCTATGAAGAAAACAAGCCAAAGATCATTGAAAATAGCCGTCTTTTTTACGATTTGACGACAGTCTAA
- a CDS encoding glycosyltransferase, with amino-acid sequence MKKSLFFLLEVTGKSLLFLIPVFSIGYIIFYELTHFNDQMIEQFILSGKLPMTAFFLVVLFVLIIHFTFNNQKKRVLKDSGIIPKIRRYKIGYWSIKRKTGKEQILFKKSTSMLVVTVVATIILGIIWFGYRLSGGSRHSLSGIAPFFTMSGGMALATLVLSALYTPYTSDGTKERNVHILMPIYNEPVENIENAFRSILNQTAKPYSFVAVDDGSQLVDYAELSAKYQRIFAEKDIRFQFLTQKNSGKRAAQLLAYRSLNIADFHNELILTVDSDTVFEKHAIEQGIIPFEDEQVYSVAGVIVTRNITDNILTIITDLLVVGHMVLIERSMNSMFGSVAVNSGPIAFYRAEVLNLAETLGYENERFGRARVEFSDDSFLTMAALLLGRAVAQSTAVSYTELPNKLSHHVRQHLRWSRGSFIRGFWRLSLFPINSFVFFRQAFGWAMFASMIVIKLQLLYWLIFVMTDIPFLLLAPLAFSAVYSLSYISIPRNDLAKRDKWIVFCAFPFTVLWMVFVLSPVRIWGYITHKKTGWGTRNKIEL; translated from the coding sequence ATGAAAAAAAGTCTTTTTTTCTTGCTTGAGGTAACTGGTAAATCTCTGTTATTTTTAATTCCTGTTTTTTCTATCGGTTACATTATTTTTTATGAGCTCACTCATTTTAATGATCAGATGATCGAGCAGTTTATTTTATCTGGAAAATTACCAATGACAGCCTTTTTTCTTGTCGTTCTATTCGTTTTGATCATTCATTTTACGTTTAATAATCAGAAAAAAAGAGTCCTTAAAGATTCTGGAATCATTCCAAAAATTAGACGGTATAAAATTGGTTATTGGTCAATAAAACGAAAAACCGGAAAAGAACAGATCCTGTTTAAAAAAAGTACGAGCATGCTAGTTGTCACTGTCGTTGCGACGATCATTTTAGGTATTATCTGGTTTGGTTATCGACTTTCAGGTGGTTCCCGTCACTCTTTGAGTGGTATTGCTCCATTTTTTACGATGAGTGGAGGAATGGCACTTGCAACACTCGTTTTGAGTGCTTTATATACGCCTTATACAAGTGATGGCACTAAAGAACGAAACGTTCATATCCTGATGCCCATCTATAATGAGCCGGTTGAAAATATCGAGAATGCTTTTCGTTCTATTTTGAATCAAACAGCAAAACCTTATTCTTTCGTTGCAGTGGATGATGGCAGTCAACTAGTTGATTATGCTGAACTTTCTGCTAAGTACCAACGGATTTTTGCCGAAAAAGATATTCGATTTCAATTTTTAACTCAGAAAAATAGTGGGAAGCGGGCGGCTCAGTTACTAGCCTATCGCTCGTTGAATATCGCTGATTTTCACAATGAACTTATTTTAACTGTGGATAGTGATACTGTTTTTGAAAAGCATGCGATCGAGCAGGGCATTATCCCTTTTGAAGACGAGCAAGTTTATTCTGTTGCTGGAGTTATTGTTACGCGAAATATTACAGATAATATCCTAACGATCATTACGGACCTATTGGTTGTTGGCCATATGGTGCTGATAGAACGATCGATGAATTCGATGTTTGGCAGTGTAGCAGTTAACAGTGGACCGATCGCTTTTTATCGTGCGGAGGTTCTGAATTTAGCGGAAACTCTTGGGTATGAAAATGAACGATTTGGCCGTGCAAGAGTGGAGTTTTCAGATGATAGTTTTTTGACGATGGCGGCTCTTTTATTAGGGAGAGCAGTTGCTCAGTCAACCGCGGTTTCTTATACTGAGTTACCAAATAAACTTAGCCATCATGTTCGGCAACACCTTCGTTGGAGCAGAGGAAGCTTTATTAGAGGCTTTTGGCGTCTGTCCCTTTTTCCGATCAATAGCTTTGTGTTTTTTAGGCAAGCTTTTGGCTGGGCAATGTTTGCTTCGATGATTGTGATCAAGCTGCAATTATTGTATTGGCTGATTTTCGTGATGACAGATATTCCATTTTTACTTTTAGCACCATTAGCCTTTAGTGCCGTTTATTCGTTATCATATATTTCGATTCCAAGAAATGACTTGGCTAAAAGAGATAAGTGGATCGTGTTTTGTGCGTTTCCCTTTACCGTATTATGGATGGTTTTTGTTCTTTCACCTGTGCGAATTTGGGGATACATTACTCATAAAAAAACTGGCTGGGGGACGAGAAATAAAATAGAGCTATAA
- a CDS encoding replication initiation and membrane attachment family protein has product MKSNWKEVQPKSIFQVGISSPLSDQEREVLTLLYQPIIGSDAFSLYTTLLSEIETTGTSESLFHAELITMMNKSIKQILDARKKLEGIGLLDTFVKNDPELGTIFFYRLNHPETVERFFKDEVLTLTLLNTVGQRKLDKLFARFRPNFFSLAGYEEISASFKDVYLFKEEQIVAQNKQLQQIEASFEDPRPAKKISAVNESFDWAYFIQGIERLGIKLPDNKDGFKEEVFIFHNLFGITELDMVDFCSKSFDYYTGKIDAKDFERAVYRTYDPDKQQRKSEVVQNEQANLSEADQQTYRYNSLKMSGFSEMDIQMIMDSENNFPLNYLEALKNSKGGYTTPQERSLVKYLVSKSGLPNSVINILINYVYNIQKQPTLKADYVNRIANEWAQSEIVSPEKAIEHVREIAQKSKTNQSKPRYPQNNRVIRQETLPDWVDNPVEEKKLSPERQAELERELRELLKEEGD; this is encoded by the coding sequence TTGAAAAGTAATTGGAAAGAAGTCCAACCAAAAAGCATTTTTCAAGTTGGTATAAGTTCACCGTTATCTGATCAAGAGCGGGAAGTATTGACGCTTTTGTATCAACCGATCATTGGCTCAGATGCCTTTAGTTTGTATACGACACTTTTGTCGGAAATAGAGACTACTGGTACGAGTGAATCACTGTTTCATGCTGAATTGATCACGATGATGAATAAGAGTATCAAACAAATTCTAGACGCAAGAAAAAAATTAGAAGGAATAGGACTTTTAGATACGTTTGTCAAAAACGATCCAGAGTTAGGCACTATTTTTTTCTATCGATTGAATCACCCGGAAACTGTTGAGCGCTTTTTCAAAGATGAAGTTTTGACATTGACTCTTTTGAATACGGTCGGTCAAAGAAAGCTGGATAAGCTATTTGCTCGTTTTAGGCCAAACTTTTTCTCATTAGCTGGTTATGAAGAGATTTCAGCAAGTTTTAAGGATGTCTATTTATTTAAAGAAGAACAGATAGTTGCTCAAAATAAGCAATTACAACAGATTGAAGCGTCATTTGAGGATCCACGTCCTGCTAAAAAAATCAGTGCTGTAAATGAGTCGTTTGACTGGGCCTATTTTATTCAGGGAATCGAGCGTTTAGGTATAAAACTGCCGGATAATAAGGATGGATTTAAGGAAGAAGTTTTTATTTTTCATAATTTGTTTGGCATCACAGAATTGGATATGGTCGATTTTTGTTCAAAATCATTTGATTATTATACGGGTAAGATCGATGCTAAGGATTTTGAACGTGCGGTTTATAGAACATACGACCCTGACAAACAACAAAGAAAAAGTGAAGTCGTTCAAAATGAACAGGCGAATCTTTCAGAAGCGGATCAGCAGACCTATCGATATAATTCATTGAAAATGTCTGGTTTTTCAGAAATGGATATTCAGATGATCATGGATAGTGAAAATAACTTCCCGTTGAACTACTTAGAGGCCTTAAAAAATAGCAAAGGCGGGTATACAACACCGCAAGAGCGGTCTTTAGTGAAATATCTAGTTTCAAAATCTGGCTTACCGAATAGTGTGATCAATATTTTGATCAATTATGTATACAATATTCAAAAGCAGCCTACGCTAAAGGCAGACTATGTAAATCGAATTGCCAATGAATGGGCTCAAAGCGAAATCGTTTCACCGGAGAAAGCCATCGAACATGTCCGTGAAATAGCTCAAAAAAGTAAGACAAATCAAAGCAAGCCCCGTTATCCACAAAATAATCGAGTCATTCGTCAGGAAACATTGCCTGACTGGGTAGACAATCCAGTGGAGGAAAAGAAATTATCTCCAGAAAGACAAGCCGAGCTTGAAAGGGAGCTTCGAGAATTATTAAAAGAAGAAGGTGATTAA
- the nrdR gene encoding transcriptional regulator NrdR, producing MRCPRCHHNNSRVIDSRQADDGRAIRRRRECENCNYRFTTFERIEAAPLLVIKKNGDREEFNREKILRGLIRSAEKRPVAMEQMEQIVDNVENRVRSLGENEVSTTLVGEYVMEDLVNLDEIAYIRFASVYRQFKDMSVFLKELQGIVDKAKSSNNDATNK from the coding sequence ATGCGTTGTCCAAGATGTCATCATAATAATTCTCGAGTCATTGATAGCCGTCAAGCAGATGACGGGCGTGCGATTCGTCGTCGTAGAGAGTGCGAAAATTGTAACTACCGTTTTACAACCTTTGAGCGGATCGAAGCGGCGCCATTGCTAGTGATCAAAAAGAATGGTGATCGAGAAGAATTTAATAGAGAAAAGATTTTGCGTGGGTTGATTCGTTCAGCTGAAAAAAGACCTGTTGCAATGGAACAAATGGAGCAAATTGTTGATAATGTTGAAAACCGGGTACGTAGTTTAGGGGAAAATGAAGTTTCGACCACTTTAGTTGGTGAATACGTGATGGAAGATCTTGTAAATCTGGATGAGATTGCTTATATTCGATTTGCGAGTGTTTATCGTCAATTTAAAGATATGAGTGTCTTTTTGAAAGAATTACAAGGAATCGTTGATAAAGCTAAGTCGTCAAATAATGATGCAACCAATAAATAA
- a CDS encoding cellulose biosynthesis cyclic di-GMP-binding regulatory protein BcsB has protein sequence MKKMPIILISFLSLVFVLGSRTVFAETSEQENHTFTQPFQNPTTSLTGTSVKATMYFTKIDYWDVKKATLNLKFQITQLENSQESDLTVAVNGVKFFSFRPKNTTEIQEQEITIPLDLVQGTNTLTVEGQIINHSVEDSYTLIETPANWLTIYEGSNVNFQYDLILPEASIHSFYNHFIGADTIANAQSVILVPEDATEKELSAATYALAGVSRIITTKSELLQLDSLNGQHDQPYQLIIGLYDKIPKEYRQQIDAKNLENEAVLKRFESNGKHILVATSKDEALLIRAGRYIGNEELMTQTEKTEKRVTKETLTFTSSLEFDGTYPLTSTGDKLSGVNHQEQVYFVNLPVDQNNANGSSVHLNFKYADNLDFDNSLVTVSVNDRPIGSQRLSAAKANGDEFLVEFPNDLGITDSFVLKVSFDLVVENPENIRSNQTPWAYIENTSNAFIKTQELDTMLFTNYPNMFVKSQSFADLGVVLPEKLNKDYFKALTNIFNLIGNYTQSNVGEITYYKTKPKESALSTHNLIVLGTPNDNALIKSLNNDLFFAYDKSFATFVSNEKLSIEEDYGKSIGTAQLLFSPFESKAAMLILTGTTPENVFLASTQIATEKNTSTYKGDALVVDNNYKRYDYRFKKEVSQSQQENLGQRLINNQKLGIYLVVFLLVVMIVGLSAFFILKKDTKGGNDDETE, from the coding sequence ATGAAAAAGATGCCTATCATTCTTATCAGTTTTTTAAGTCTAGTGTTCGTACTTGGGAGTCGGACAGTATTCGCAGAAACCTCAGAGCAAGAGAACCATACATTTACTCAGCCGTTTCAAAACCCAACAACATCACTTACAGGAACCTCTGTAAAAGCAACGATGTATTTCACAAAAATCGATTATTGGGATGTAAAAAAAGCAACATTGAACTTGAAATTTCAAATTACTCAACTTGAAAATTCTCAAGAGTCTGATTTGACCGTTGCAGTCAATGGTGTAAAGTTTTTCTCTTTCAGACCAAAAAATACAACGGAGATCCAAGAACAGGAAATTACGATTCCGCTTGATTTAGTTCAAGGAACGAATACGTTGACAGTAGAGGGACAAATCATCAATCATTCAGTTGAAGATTCATATACGTTGATTGAAACACCCGCGAACTGGCTGACGATTTATGAAGGATCGAATGTCAATTTTCAATATGATCTTATATTGCCGGAAGCAAGTATTCATTCGTTTTACAACCATTTTATAGGAGCAGACACGATCGCTAATGCACAAAGCGTGATCTTGGTACCAGAAGATGCTACTGAAAAAGAATTATCTGCTGCAACATACGCTTTGGCTGGAGTTTCAAGGATCATCACAACCAAAAGTGAACTACTGCAGCTTGATTCATTAAATGGACAGCACGACCAGCCTTATCAGCTGATCATAGGACTTTATGACAAAATACCTAAAGAGTATCGTCAGCAAATCGATGCAAAAAATTTAGAGAACGAAGCGGTTTTAAAACGTTTTGAATCTAACGGAAAGCATATTTTAGTTGCCACTTCAAAAGATGAAGCACTGCTGATCAGAGCTGGCCGATATATCGGCAATGAAGAATTGATGACACAAACAGAAAAAACTGAAAAAAGAGTCACGAAAGAGACGTTGACTTTTACTTCATCTTTAGAGTTTGACGGTACATATCCGTTAACTTCTACTGGTGATAAACTGAGTGGTGTGAATCATCAGGAACAAGTTTACTTCGTCAATTTGCCTGTCGATCAAAATAATGCAAATGGCAGCTCGGTTCATTTGAATTTTAAATATGCAGATAATTTAGACTTTGATAACTCATTAGTGACGGTCTCAGTCAATGATCGTCCAATTGGAAGTCAGCGGTTAAGTGCAGCCAAAGCCAACGGGGATGAATTTTTAGTAGAGTTTCCGAATGATCTAGGAATCACTGACAGCTTTGTTTTAAAAGTTAGCTTTGATTTAGTCGTTGAAAATCCGGAAAATATCCGAAGCAACCAAACTCCATGGGCTTATATCGAGAATACCTCTAACGCATTTATTAAAACGCAAGAGCTTGATACGATGCTTTTTACAAACTATCCTAATATGTTTGTCAAAAGTCAGTCGTTTGCAGATTTAGGTGTGGTGCTTCCTGAGAAACTTAATAAGGATTATTTCAAAGCATTGACAAACATATTCAATTTGATTGGAAACTACACTCAAAGTAATGTCGGAGAAATCACTTATTATAAAACAAAACCGAAAGAATCAGCGCTATCGACACATAATCTAATTGTTTTAGGGACACCAAATGATAATGCGTTGATCAAATCGTTGAACAATGACTTGTTTTTCGCTTACGATAAGTCATTCGCTACATTCGTTTCGAATGAGAAACTAAGTATTGAGGAAGACTATGGAAAAAGTATCGGAACAGCACAACTGCTCTTTTCACCTTTTGAAAGCAAAGCGGCCATGTTGATTTTGACAGGAACGACTCCTGAGAATGTTTTTCTGGCTTCGACCCAAATCGCCACTGAAAAAAATACCTCGACATATAAAGGCGATGCACTGGTTGTCGATAATAATTACAAACGCTATGACTACCGCTTTAAAAAAGAAGTAAGTCAATCTCAACAAGAAAACTTAGGTCAAAGGCTCATCAATAATCAAAAATTAGGTATTTACCTAGTTGTCTTCTTACTTGTGGTCATGATCGTTGGATTGTCCGCATTCTTTATTTTGAAAAAAGACACTAAAGGGGGAAATGACGATGAAACTGAATAA
- a CDS encoding pectate lyase-like adhesive domain-containing protein — protein sequence MSRKSKRKEQQVIENRRSKKLLKTVLAPLLLLLSIPALVFGVHLVKQAPKKTTKESQPTQLVIKEKKYAEVSSWSELVEALSNTHISEIDLKKDIKFPQTEEELTTENRITVQKEKIFHFDKTKKKQQRRSILLLNFPEKSFDRSVVIQGEGKSIDLGKVELNLPAGLELDFKDVVLLRAYHY from the coding sequence ATGTCCAGAAAGAGTAAGCGTAAAGAACAACAGGTTATTGAGAATCGACGCTCAAAAAAATTACTAAAAACAGTGCTGGCCCCATTGCTTTTACTCTTATCTATACCAGCTCTTGTTTTTGGGGTACATCTAGTTAAACAAGCGCCTAAAAAAACGACGAAAGAAAGTCAACCCACTCAACTAGTGATAAAGGAAAAAAAATATGCTGAGGTTTCTTCATGGTCCGAGCTGGTCGAGGCTTTATCAAACACGCATATAAGTGAAATCGATCTAAAGAAAGATATCAAGTTCCCCCAAACGGAAGAAGAACTGACAACAGAAAATCGAATAACGGTTCAAAAAGAAAAAATCTTTCATTTTGATAAGACTAAAAAGAAGCAGCAACGTCGTTCTATTTTGCTGCTCAACTTTCCTGAAAAAAGTTTTGATCGATCTGTGGTGATTCAAGGGGAAGGCAAGAGTATCGATTTAGGTAAAGTTGAATTGAACCTTCCAGCAGGTTTGGAGCTGGATTTTAAAGATGTGGTTCTTTTAAGAGCATATCACTATTGA
- a CDS encoding glycosyltransferase, with protein MTIADGIMLAATIIIWSLLLVNIVLVIFGYIYYLKTDHLEPPKLKNGQIPFVSIMVPAHNEGIVIVRTVEALLNFSYPADRYEVIVINDNSSDNSAELLEALGKEFPTRNLKVINTDAVTGGKGKSNALNIGFKEAKGEVIAIYDADNTPEAHALTYLVAELMDGNEYGAVIGKFRTRNKDTNLLTRFINIETLAFQWMAQAGRFELFKLCTIPGTNFVVRRSIIEAIGGWDDKALAEDTEISFRIYMMGYKIKFQPKAVTWEQEPQTLSVWFRQRTRWVKGNIYVIVKNAKLIFHPSAKRIRFDILYFLSIYFLLMTSLVLSDIMLVLSVSGYLSTTLEGFSNSLWLLAVLLFIFSTYVSISTEKGEMKLQNVLVIALMYITYSQMWLVVAAYGMFMYIKESVFHKQTQTKWYKTERFK; from the coding sequence ATGACAATAGCTGACGGAATCATGCTTGCGGCAACGATCATTATTTGGTCATTGCTGCTTGTAAATATTGTACTAGTTATTTTCGGTTATATTTACTATTTAAAAACAGATCATCTTGAACCTCCAAAACTAAAAAATGGGCAGATTCCTTTTGTATCAATCATGGTACCAGCGCATAATGAAGGGATCGTGATCGTACGTACAGTTGAGGCGTTATTAAATTTTAGTTACCCGGCTGACCGCTATGAAGTCATTGTGATCAATGATAACTCAAGTGATAACAGCGCTGAATTACTTGAGGCTCTCGGCAAAGAATTTCCCACACGAAATTTGAAAGTCATCAACACAGATGCAGTTACTGGAGGGAAAGGAAAGTCGAATGCCTTGAATATCGGCTTTAAAGAAGCAAAGGGAGAGGTTATCGCGATTTACGATGCAGATAATACACCCGAAGCACATGCGCTGACATACTTAGTCGCCGAACTGATGGATGGCAATGAATATGGCGCTGTTATCGGTAAGTTTAGGACACGTAATAAAGACACCAATCTCCTAACCCGATTTATCAATATCGAGACTCTCGCATTTCAATGGATGGCTCAGGCTGGAAGATTTGAATTGTTTAAACTGTGTACGATCCCTGGTACGAATTTTGTGGTTCGACGTTCGATCATAGAAGCGATCGGCGGCTGGGATGATAAAGCTTTAGCAGAGGATACAGAAATCAGCTTTCGAATTTATATGATGGGGTATAAGATCAAGTTTCAGCCGAAGGCAGTCACGTGGGAGCAGGAGCCGCAAACACTTTCGGTCTGGTTCCGCCAAAGAACACGCTGGGTCAAAGGAAATATTTATGTCATTGTTAAAAATGCGAAATTGATTTTTCATCCAAGTGCAAAACGGATTCGTTTTGATATCTTATACTTCTTATCGATTTACTTTCTTTTAATGACTTCTTTAGTTTTATCGGATATCATGCTTGTCTTGTCCGTTTCGGGCTATTTGAGTACAACTTTAGAAGGATTCAGTAATTCGTTATGGTTGTTAGCGGTATTACTCTTTATTTTTAGCACCTATGTCAGTATCTCCACAGAAAAAGGAGAAATGAAGCTGCAAAATGTCTTAGTGATCGCTTTGATGTATATCACTTATAGCCAAATGTGGCTGGTTGTTGCTGCATACGGTATGTTCATGTACATTAAGGAATCAGTATTTCATAAACAGACACAAACAAAATGGTATAAGACGGAACGATTTAAATAA